From the genome of Paludisphaera rhizosphaerae, one region includes:
- the thiO gene encoding glycine oxidase ThiO, producing MRRRSSPSSDRSAVCLPPPGGKTNLEERPLRRKASGDMADRFDVVVAGGGIVGLSIAFALTREGLSVAVLDRRQPGREASWAGAGMLPAQSDPDRTPSHPTLALRAWSARLYPEWSAVLREETGIDNGYRRSGGVDVAMTETDERDLRTTAGRWRVEGIAYERLAPADIARVEPALTTDLRAAYFLPDRAQIRNPWHLRALAEAFRLRGGIVLSHRGVEGFATQGDRVTGVRTADGEVHAETVVVAAGAWSGDLLEGVGVSAPTPPVKGQIVLVDCGRPVLRRIVEHGKRYLVPRDEGRVLIGATEEEAGFDVLPTADAFQSLLDVAASLCPALADARIEATWAGLRPGSLDSRPYIGLAPGFRNLVVATGHRRAGLQLSPATAELVADVVLGRPPRIDLGYFRVDRSPAPAGDDVFRS from the coding sequence ATGCGACGGCGGTCGTCCCCCTCATCTGACCGCTCCGCGGTCTGTCTTCCCCCTCCAGGGGGGAAGACGAATCTCGAAGAAAGACCGCTGAGGAGAAAGGCGTCCGGGGATATGGCCGATCGTTTCGACGTGGTCGTCGCGGGGGGCGGGATCGTTGGGCTCTCCATCGCCTTCGCCCTGACGCGCGAAGGACTCTCCGTCGCCGTGCTGGACCGCCGCCAGCCCGGTCGCGAGGCCTCGTGGGCCGGCGCGGGGATGCTCCCCGCCCAGAGCGACCCGGACCGGACGCCCTCGCATCCCACGCTCGCCCTCAGGGCCTGGAGCGCCCGACTTTATCCCGAGTGGTCGGCCGTCCTCCGCGAGGAGACTGGGATCGACAACGGCTATCGCCGTTCCGGCGGCGTCGACGTCGCCATGACCGAGACCGACGAGCGCGACCTGCGGACCACCGCCGGCCGCTGGCGCGTCGAGGGGATCGCCTACGAACGGCTCGCCCCGGCCGACATCGCCCGCGTCGAGCCGGCCCTGACGACCGACCTCCGCGCTGCGTACTTCCTCCCCGACCGCGCCCAGATCCGCAACCCGTGGCACCTGCGGGCGCTGGCGGAAGCCTTTCGCCTTCGCGGCGGGATCGTCCTGTCGCACCGTGGGGTCGAGGGCTTCGCCACCCAGGGCGACCGCGTGACGGGCGTCCGCACCGCCGATGGCGAAGTTCACGCCGAGACGGTCGTGGTCGCCGCCGGCGCGTGGTCGGGCGACCTGCTGGAAGGCGTGGGCGTCTCCGCGCCGACGCCCCCGGTGAAAGGCCAGATCGTGCTGGTCGACTGCGGCCGACCCGTGCTGCGACGGATCGTCGAGCACGGCAAGCGTTACCTCGTCCCGCGCGACGAGGGCCGAGTCCTGATCGGGGCGACCGAGGAAGAGGCCGGTTTCGACGTGCTCCCCACGGCCGATGCGTTCCAAAGCCTTCTGGACGTGGCCGCCTCGCTCTGCCCGGCGCTGGCCGACGCCCGGATCGAGGCCACCTGGGCGGGGCTCCGGCCCGGCAGCCTGGACTCCCGACCGTACATCGGCCTCGCGCCGGGGTTCCGAAACCTGGTGGTCGCCACGGGTCATCGCCGGGCGGGGCTGCAGCTCTCGCCGGCCACCGCGGAACTCGTCGCCGACGTGGTCCTGGGTCGGCCGCCCCGGATCGACCTGGGGTACTTCCGCGTCGACCGATCGCCAGCGCCAGCGGGGGACGACGTTTTCCGATCCTGA
- a CDS encoding WD40 repeat domain-containing protein, whose product MMVPLLAFLILLVADEPRVRPEPLGEFDARVAPEASGIVRGRRRPDVFWVHNDSGNPPALIAVGRDARTIRSFDLAAPNLDWEDAAIDDRGRLYIGDIGDNKGLLRLRAIYRFDEPDPDRPAVGPLKPTAATFYARPTNDCFDAESLVVEGDRAVLVTKRFDGKEAELREVPLEPPAPLLRPTTARKIGVLPGFIDPATGADLSPDGRRLAVCGVDVVRVYDRPAPPSWDGLRMSAEVRLKGDRQVEGIAWDGDDLILASEHGGLDRLSASAWKSHPPRSLKKADRHGFGGPTITAFPPGGGRWPEGPDEGAIGSAFTARLERACDGGRPPHLTAPRSVFPLQGGRRISKKDR is encoded by the coding sequence ATGATGGTCCCGCTGCTCGCCTTCCTGATCCTGCTGGTTGCAGACGAGCCCCGCGTCCGTCCCGAGCCGCTCGGCGAGTTCGACGCCCGCGTCGCGCCGGAGGCCTCGGGGATCGTTCGAGGCCGTCGTCGACCGGACGTCTTCTGGGTCCATAACGACTCGGGCAATCCGCCGGCCCTCATCGCCGTCGGCCGCGACGCCCGCACGATCCGCTCGTTCGACCTCGCCGCGCCGAACCTCGACTGGGAGGATGCGGCAATCGACGACCGCGGGCGGCTGTACATCGGCGACATCGGCGACAACAAGGGCCTCCTTCGACTCCGCGCCATCTATCGGTTCGATGAACCCGACCCCGATCGACCGGCGGTCGGCCCGCTGAAACCCACCGCCGCCACGTTCTACGCCCGGCCGACCAACGACTGCTTCGACGCCGAGAGCCTCGTCGTCGAGGGCGATCGCGCCGTGCTGGTGACCAAGCGATTCGACGGCAAGGAGGCCGAGCTGCGCGAGGTTCCGCTGGAGCCCCCCGCCCCGCTCCTGCGGCCGACGACCGCCCGGAAGATCGGCGTGCTCCCCGGTTTCATCGACCCGGCCACCGGCGCGGACCTCTCGCCCGACGGCCGTCGGCTGGCCGTTTGCGGGGTCGACGTCGTCCGCGTGTACGACCGCCCCGCGCCGCCATCGTGGGACGGCCTGCGGATGTCGGCCGAGGTGCGGCTGAAGGGAGACCGCCAGGTCGAGGGGATCGCCTGGGACGGCGACGACCTGATCCTCGCCAGCGAGCACGGCGGCCTCGACCGCCTCTCGGCCTCGGCCTGGAAATCGCACCCGCCGCGATCGTTGAAGAAGGCCGATCGTCACGGATTCGGAGGGCCGACCATAACGGCCTTCCCCCCTGGAGGGGGAAGGTGGCCCGAAGGGCCGGATGAGGGGGCGATCGGCTCCGCGTTCACGGCAAGGCTCGAACGCGCATGCGACGGCGGTCGTCCCCCTCATCTGACCGCTCCGCGGTCTGTCTTCCCCCTCCAGGGGGGAAGACGAATCTCGAAGAAAGACCGCTGA
- a CDS encoding 3-keto-disaccharide hydrolase, with amino-acid sequence MPTIRPALALSALVVSFGLAASAKAEEPAPLLKFNGKNLDGFYTYLHNNKYADPDGVFTVVDGELRISGKELGGVCTKGEFENYRLITEWRWTGETHPPRTKAARDSGILLHCTGPDDAHGGHWMRSMECQLIEGGSGDFIVVTGSKSPEPMSLSAHVRQETDKQWYYTPDGSGELRAFNGGRINWWGRKVGWKDEVGIRGEKDVEKPVGEWNTMEVVCDGDKITNILNGHVVNVGEKSTVTKGKVTFQSEFAGVAFRRIEILPLKK; translated from the coding sequence ATGCCCACGATTCGACCCGCCCTGGCCCTGTCCGCGCTTGTGGTCTCTTTCGGTCTGGCCGCATCGGCGAAGGCTGAAGAGCCCGCGCCACTGCTCAAGTTCAACGGCAAGAATCTGGACGGGTTTTACACGTACCTGCACAACAACAAGTATGCGGATCCGGACGGCGTCTTCACGGTCGTCGACGGCGAGCTGCGGATCTCGGGCAAGGAGCTGGGGGGCGTCTGCACGAAGGGGGAGTTTGAGAACTACCGCCTGATCACCGAGTGGCGCTGGACGGGCGAGACCCACCCGCCCCGGACCAAGGCGGCGCGGGACTCGGGGATCCTCCTTCATTGCACGGGGCCGGACGACGCCCACGGCGGGCACTGGATGCGATCGATGGAGTGCCAGCTCATCGAGGGGGGCTCGGGCGATTTCATCGTGGTGACGGGCAGCAAGTCGCCCGAGCCCATGAGCCTGAGCGCCCACGTCCGCCAGGAGACCGACAAGCAGTGGTACTACACGCCCGACGGCTCCGGCGAACTTCGCGCCTTCAACGGCGGCCGGATCAACTGGTGGGGCCGGAAGGTCGGCTGGAAGGACGAGGTCGGCATCCGCGGCGAGAAGGACGTCGAGAAGCCCGTCGGCGAGTGGAACACGATGGAAGTCGTCTGCGACGGCGACAAGATCACCAACATCCTCAACGGCCACGTCGTCAACGTCGGTGAGAAGTCGACCGTGACCAAGGGCAAGGTGACGTTCCAGTCCGAATTCGCGGGCGTCGCCTTCCGCCGGATCGAGATCCTGCCCCTGAAGAAGTGA
- the rbsK gene encoding ribokinase has translation MARIVLVGSSNTDMTVRVPRLPAPGETILGGEFATTPGGKGANQAVAARRAGAEVVFMTAVGDDDLGRQAVERYRGEGIDVSHVKVVPGVASGVALIFVAEDGENVIAVASGANLSLTPEDIAALPADLFRAGDVLLTGLEVPIPVALAAMKRGREAGMTVILNPAPAPRADDPAIADLLAAADIVTPNRVEAQALAGEAGRRDSAADLADRIRARGPKTVVVTLGRDGCLAATGGEVYEVPGRRVPAVDAVGAGDAFNGAFAAVIAEGRPLGEALAWATSAAGLAVTQFGAQSALPTREAIDRFVHVED, from the coding sequence ATGGCAAGGATCGTCCTGGTCGGATCGTCGAACACCGATATGACTGTGCGCGTGCCGCGGTTGCCTGCTCCGGGGGAGACCATCCTGGGCGGGGAGTTCGCCACGACGCCCGGGGGCAAGGGGGCGAATCAGGCGGTGGCGGCTCGGCGGGCGGGGGCGGAGGTCGTGTTCATGACGGCGGTCGGAGACGACGACCTGGGGCGGCAGGCGGTTGAGCGTTACCGCGGCGAGGGGATCGACGTCTCGCACGTGAAGGTCGTCCCGGGGGTGGCTTCGGGGGTCGCGCTGATCTTCGTGGCGGAGGACGGCGAGAACGTGATCGCCGTCGCGTCGGGGGCCAACCTGAGCCTCACGCCCGAGGACATCGCCGCACTGCCGGCCGATCTGTTCCGCGCGGGCGACGTGCTCCTGACTGGGCTGGAGGTTCCGATCCCCGTCGCGCTGGCGGCGATGAAGCGAGGGCGTGAGGCGGGCATGACGGTCATCCTCAACCCGGCGCCGGCGCCTCGGGCCGACGACCCGGCGATCGCCGACCTGCTGGCCGCGGCCGACATCGTCACCCCCAACCGCGTCGAGGCCCAGGCGCTGGCGGGAGAGGCCGGACGCCGCGATTCGGCTGCCGACCTCGCCGACCGTATCCGGGCGCGAGGGCCGAAGACGGTGGTCGTCACCCTTGGCCGCGACGGCTGCCTGGCGGCGACTGGCGGCGAGGTCTACGAGGTCCCCGGCCGCCGCGTGCCGGCCGTCGACGCCGTCGGCGCGGGAGACGCGTTCAACGGGGCCTTCGCCGCCGTGATCGCCGAGGGCCGGCCGCTGGGCGAGGCCCTCGCCTGGGCCACGTCTGCGGCCGGGCTGGCCGTCACCCAGTTCGGCGCGCAGTCGGCGCTGCCGACTCGCGAGGCCATCGACCGCTTCGTCCACGTCGAGGACTGA
- a CDS encoding right-handed parallel beta-helix repeat-containing protein, with protein sequence MNDQCSHMNHVRLPSRPSTALRLATILVAAWPLAAVADVVQISSLKELADYAGRSGNVVVMKPGVYRLTDVVSIAEARRRHDRNEFQLLTFSGDRNEFRLDGVVIEEDTVIRKALAPPIHTNEFVISGSHNTLSGLTIVDLGDGISNGGAAVSVDGADNTLRSWTITVRGSFPYGYGDLFGKGGPNIINPLKKSGVHVVGDRTRLIDCKVFMRSFGHGIYVQGGSDHQFEGCYVEGVMRPTAEMLAETSGPAFKAEFRTLAKNRRGEARVTPGYIKSLSEDGFRMYEQAAGEITIRNCTARNMRHGFELRPERGVRVENCTAVGCEVAFWVGGRTVVKGCRGDAQYGPLLLIEGDDAKVDLELSAVESDMNVHALAAIQGARHEVTIRPASGPPRKRPVPILLGFGTPMMGEGMAPIPPRPARDVLLRNETTMPVVVGLDARDCRISSKGPVEHEAKGVAPADRAR encoded by the coding sequence ATGAATGATCAGTGCTCTCATATGAATCACGTCCGCCTGCCGAGTCGGCCCTCGACGGCGCTCCGCCTGGCGACGATCCTCGTCGCCGCGTGGCCTCTCGCCGCGGTCGCCGACGTCGTCCAGATCTCCAGTCTGAAGGAGTTGGCGGATTACGCCGGGCGCAGCGGGAACGTCGTCGTGATGAAGCCCGGCGTTTACCGACTCACCGACGTCGTCTCGATCGCGGAGGCCCGCCGCCGGCACGATCGCAATGAGTTCCAGCTCCTGACGTTCAGCGGCGATCGGAACGAGTTCCGGCTGGACGGCGTCGTCATCGAGGAAGACACGGTGATCCGGAAGGCGCTCGCCCCTCCCATCCACACCAACGAGTTCGTCATATCAGGGTCGCACAACACGCTGAGCGGACTGACGATCGTCGACCTGGGGGATGGGATCTCCAACGGCGGCGCAGCCGTCTCGGTCGACGGGGCCGACAACACACTGCGGAGCTGGACGATCACCGTCCGCGGATCATTCCCCTACGGATACGGCGACCTCTTCGGCAAGGGAGGGCCGAACATCATCAACCCCCTCAAGAAGAGCGGCGTCCACGTCGTCGGCGATCGCACGCGGCTGATCGACTGCAAGGTCTTCATGCGGTCGTTCGGCCACGGGATCTACGTCCAGGGAGGCTCCGACCACCAGTTCGAGGGCTGCTACGTCGAGGGCGTGATGAGGCCGACGGCGGAGATGCTGGCCGAGACCTCCGGCCCGGCGTTCAAGGCCGAGTTTCGCACCCTGGCCAAGAACCGCCGCGGCGAGGCCCGGGTCACCCCTGGCTACATCAAGTCGCTCTCCGAGGACGGCTTCCGCATGTACGAGCAAGCCGCCGGGGAAATCACCATCCGGAACTGCACCGCCAGGAACATGCGCCACGGGTTCGAGCTCCGACCAGAGCGGGGCGTGCGGGTCGAGAATTGCACGGCGGTCGGCTGCGAGGTCGCCTTCTGGGTCGGCGGCCGAACCGTCGTCAAGGGCTGCCGCGGCGACGCCCAGTACGGCCCGCTGCTGCTCATCGAGGGCGACGACGCAAAGGTCGATCTGGAACTGTCAGCCGTCGAGTCCGACATGAACGTCCACGCTCTGGCGGCCATTCAAGGGGCGCGACACGAGGTGACCATCCGACCTGCCTCGGGCCCCCCTCGAAAGCGCCCCGTCCCGATCCTGCTGGGATTCGGGACGCCGATGATGGGGGAGGGCATGGCCCCGATCCCTCCGCGCCCCGCCCGCGACGTCCTGCTTCGCAACGAGACGACCATGCCCGTCGTCGTCGGCCTCGACGCCCGCGACTGCCGGATCTCCTCGAAGGGGCCTGTCGAGCATGAGGCCAAGGGCGTCGCACCGGCCGACCGCGCCCGCTAA
- a CDS encoding c-type cytochrome domain-containing protein has product MTTATSRPCVFALGLAAAWGLLAAGPARAQSGKADAPKAEGPSFARDVAPILVANCVGCHSPGRPGANRGKLDMTSFDKFIKGGNDGPAAEPGKPEESHLVLRVKGEETPRMPQGGNDVRLGAPAIAAMEAWIKAGAKLDAGLNPKAPFKSYAASLDDVAKANTAKLSPEERDAKVKEAGLERWKKANPELKPEIETSEHYALFSTLPKDRATRLIKSMESSLGAIRRALGAEMTNWPEKVGLYVFPERKDYVEFVRTVKQREVDEHEDGDADLKTTQPYVVVYSPPEAATESAATAAAPRRKGRSRRPEPAEAGRRSTTSLLTENVTRGAAAAAGAPRWLAEGLGGVVALEGRSGPAQKLRMDALDAFRRGWPTKATEVLAGGGDNVSPDEFHGVSFGLVECLTSPMFRPVFPQFLKEISKQGGAKIDDVVKDVYGVDRGEFLTQTGEWIASAYGGDQ; this is encoded by the coding sequence ATGACGACAGCCACCAGCCGACCCTGCGTGTTCGCACTGGGTCTCGCCGCAGCGTGGGGCCTCCTCGCAGCCGGTCCGGCCAGGGCCCAGTCGGGGAAAGCCGACGCCCCCAAGGCCGAGGGCCCCTCGTTCGCCCGCGACGTCGCCCCGATCCTGGTGGCGAACTGCGTCGGCTGCCACAGCCCCGGCCGGCCGGGGGCGAATCGCGGCAAGCTCGACATGACCTCGTTCGACAAGTTCATCAAGGGGGGCAACGACGGCCCCGCCGCCGAACCCGGCAAGCCCGAGGAAAGCCACCTCGTCCTGCGGGTCAAGGGCGAAGAAACCCCGAGGATGCCCCAGGGGGGGAACGACGTCCGCCTGGGCGCTCCGGCGATCGCCGCGATGGAGGCCTGGATCAAGGCCGGCGCCAAGCTCGACGCTGGCCTCAACCCCAAGGCCCCGTTCAAGAGCTACGCCGCGTCGCTGGACGACGTCGCCAAGGCCAACACGGCCAAGCTCAGCCCCGAGGAACGCGACGCCAAGGTCAAGGAAGCGGGCCTCGAACGCTGGAAGAAGGCCAACCCTGAACTCAAACCCGAGATCGAGACCTCCGAACACTACGCCCTGTTCAGCACCCTCCCGAAAGATCGCGCGACGCGACTCATCAAGTCGATGGAAAGCTCGCTCGGCGCGATCCGCCGCGCCCTGGGCGCGGAGATGACGAACTGGCCGGAGAAGGTCGGTCTGTACGTCTTCCCTGAGCGTAAGGACTACGTGGAATTCGTCCGCACGGTCAAGCAGCGCGAGGTCGACGAGCATGAGGACGGCGACGCCGATCTGAAGACGACCCAGCCTTACGTCGTGGTCTACTCGCCCCCCGAGGCCGCGACCGAATCGGCGGCGACGGCCGCCGCTCCCCGCCGCAAGGGCCGCAGCCGTCGACCCGAGCCCGCCGAGGCCGGCCGACGCTCGACCACCAGCCTCCTCACGGAGAACGTCACCCGAGGCGCCGCTGCCGCCGCGGGCGCCCCCCGCTGGCTGGCCGAGGGCCTCGGCGGCGTCGTCGCCCTCGAAGGTCGCAGCGGCCCGGCGCAGAAGCTCCGGATGGACGCCCTCGACGCCTTCCGTCGCGGCTGGCCCACCAAGGCGACCGAGGTCCTCGCCGGCGGCGGCGACAACGTCTCCCCCGACGAATTCCACGGCGTCAGCTTCGGCCTCGTCGAATGCCTCACCTCCCCCATGTTCCGGCCGGTCTTCCCGCAGTTCCTCAAGGAGATCAGCAAACAGGGCGGCGCGAAGATCGACGACGTCGTCAAGGACGTCTACGGCGTCGACCGCGGGGAGTTCCTGACCCAGACCGGCGAATGGATCGCCTCCGCCTACGGCGGCGATCAGTAA
- a CDS encoding 5-oxoprolinase subunit C family protein: MNNSAGLLVIDPGFFTTVQDLGRPGLRAFGVPLGGAADRESYQLATALAGDAPGPAALEMTLRGGVFQATGDVGIALAGAEMNAEIVGKDSRRPVASPGSGWLREGDQLVLGRLEGSARAYLATPGGFRTEVRLSGRSTEKPLRAGDFLPAGPSQLESRRFPDADEETGPIRILPGPDWSRIDRRALVDGSFRVSPQSNRMGLRLEGLIEVAADLDRLSAPVIPGAIQATRGGLIVLGVASGTMGGYPHVAQVISADLDRLGRLWPGDSTAFRALELAEARRLDRERRETLRLRDLRIAAAARDALG, translated from the coding sequence TTGAACAACTCGGCCGGCCTGCTGGTGATCGATCCGGGGTTCTTCACGACGGTTCAGGACCTGGGTCGACCGGGTCTGCGGGCGTTCGGGGTTCCCCTGGGCGGTGCGGCCGATCGGGAGTCGTACCAGCTAGCGACGGCCCTGGCAGGGGACGCCCCCGGCCCGGCCGCGCTCGAGATGACGCTCCGGGGCGGGGTCTTTCAGGCGACCGGCGACGTGGGGATCGCCCTGGCCGGTGCGGAGATGAACGCGGAGATCGTCGGCAAAGACAGCCGGCGGCCCGTGGCCTCGCCCGGCAGCGGCTGGCTCCGCGAGGGAGACCAGCTCGTCCTGGGCCGCCTCGAAGGCTCGGCCCGCGCCTATCTGGCGACGCCCGGCGGATTTCGGACAGAAGTCCGCCTGAGCGGCCGGTCGACTGAGAAGCCCCTCCGCGCCGGCGACTTCCTTCCCGCCGGGCCGAGCCAGTTGGAATCGCGACGATTCCCGGATGCAGACGAGGAAACGGGACCGATCCGAATCCTCCCCGGCCCCGACTGGTCGCGGATCGACCGGAGAGCGCTGGTCGACGGGTCGTTCCGCGTCTCGCCTCAAAGCAACCGGATGGGTCTGCGACTGGAGGGATTGATCGAGGTTGCAGCCGACCTGGATCGGCTCTCAGCCCCTGTGATACCGGGAGCGATCCAGGCGACGAGGGGCGGGCTGATCGTGCTGGGGGTCGCCAGCGGCACGATGGGAGGATATCCGCACGTCGCCCAGGTGATCTCGGCCGACCTCGACCGCCTGGGAAGGCTCTGGCCGGGGGACTCGACCGCGTTCAGGGCGTTGGAACTGGCCGAGGCTCGCCGGCTGGACCGGGAACGTCGCGAGACCTTGCGGCTCCGGGATCTGCGGATCGCCGCCGCGGCGCGAGACGCACTCGGTTGA
- a CDS encoding 5-oxoprolinase subunit PxpA, with translation MNLSDSIDVNADLGEGFPNDEALLERVSSASLSCGAHAGDPAAIRRTLAAARTRGVVVGAHPGYPDREGFGRRDMDLDAETVNLLVANQALFLKELADAEGVPIRFLKPHGALYNQAQRGEATARGVVAAAVSLGLPLLGQPGTRLESLAKAAGVEYIPEGFPDRRYLPDGSLTPRTQPDAVIHDPDELAANVRALLEGGRVRTLCLHGDHPDAVAHADRLRAILDGLGIAVRPFAGDSP, from the coding sequence ATGAACCTCTCTGACTCCATCGACGTCAACGCCGACCTCGGCGAAGGTTTCCCCAATGACGAGGCCCTGCTGGAGCGGGTCTCCTCCGCGAGTCTTTCCTGCGGCGCCCACGCCGGCGACCCGGCCGCGATACGCCGGACGCTCGCCGCGGCCCGTACTCGGGGCGTGGTCGTCGGAGCACACCCCGGCTATCCCGACCGCGAGGGCTTCGGCCGGCGCGACATGGACCTGGACGCTGAAACCGTCAACCTCCTGGTTGCAAACCAGGCGCTCTTCTTGAAGGAACTGGCCGATGCGGAGGGCGTCCCGATCCGGTTCCTGAAACCCCACGGCGCTCTCTACAACCAGGCTCAGCGCGGGGAGGCCACGGCCCGGGGGGTTGTCGCGGCGGCCGTCTCGCTGGGTCTGCCGCTGCTGGGGCAGCCGGGGACTCGGCTGGAATCGCTGGCAAAGGCGGCGGGCGTGGAGTACATCCCGGAAGGCTTCCCCGACCGCCGCTACCTCCCCGACGGCTCGTTAACGCCCCGAACCCAGCCGGACGCCGTCATCCACGACCCCGACGAACTGGCCGCCAACGTCCGCGCCCTGCTGGAAGGCGGTCGCGTCCGCACCCTCTGCCTGCACGGCGACCACCCGGACGCCGTCGCCCACGCCGACCGGCTGCGGGCGATTCTGGACGGTCTGGGGATCGCCGTGCGACCGTTCGCGGGGGACTCGCCTTGA
- a CDS encoding 5-oxoprolinase subunit B family protein, producing the protein MHAKLEPLGDRAFMARFDHEDLARRWAEEVRNRALPGVIDVVLAYRSTAVLADPAACDLDALAEALTGLDPDDAPTGEGVRHEIPVLYDGPDLADAAERLGMTPAEVVARHSERDYRVFAVGFLPGFPYAGYLPEELCGLPRLDAPRTSVPAGSVAIAGRQTGIYPFPSPGGWRLLGRTPLRIADPDAGRFPIRAGDSIRFQPIDRDEFEARTDEPL; encoded by the coding sequence ATGCACGCCAAGCTGGAACCGTTGGGCGATCGGGCCTTTATGGCTCGATTCGATCACGAGGACCTTGCTCGACGCTGGGCGGAAGAGGTCCGGAACCGAGCCCTTCCAGGGGTGATCGACGTTGTGCTGGCGTATCGCTCGACGGCCGTCCTTGCCGATCCGGCCGCCTGTGACCTGGATGCACTCGCCGAGGCGCTGACCGGATTGGATCCCGATGACGCCCCGACCGGCGAAGGTGTCCGCCACGAGATCCCCGTCCTCTACGACGGCCCCGACCTGGCCGACGCGGCGGAACGGCTCGGGATGACGCCGGCCGAGGTGGTCGCTCGGCATTCGGAGCGCGATTACCGGGTGTTCGCCGTCGGCTTCCTGCCCGGGTTCCCGTACGCGGGGTATCTTCCCGAGGAGCTTTGCGGCCTCCCTCGACTCGACGCCCCTCGGACGAGCGTGCCGGCGGGTTCCGTGGCCATCGCGGGGCGACAGACGGGGATCTACCCGTTCCCATCCCCCGGCGGCTGGCGGCTGCTCGGCCGCACGCCGCTGCGGATCGCCGATCCCGACGCCGGCCGCTTCCCCATCCGCGCCGGCGACAGCATCCGGTTCCAGCCCATCGATCGCGACGAGTTCGAGGCGAGGACCGATGAACCTCTCTGA
- a CDS encoding glycosyltransferase family 39 protein, with the protein MRAWATAVAVLFIALGLRAWRLGDDAFWYDEVVTMRLAETSSPRALVDLLFRIDATRAPLHPMLLQGWLRAFGVSEASGRALSVLFGVGTVALLYPLGRLAFDRKTGLWAMGLGTLSPLLVYYSREVRMYALLVFLTTLAWTLLFWMRAEPRRAKIVAYVACLFLTMFTHPLALPMAATLAIASAMDAKGFFGTWRTWTAAHLIPVVASSWWLRFYFDHAPEFLSGKLPIKFLLGTPIGFLGGNFATLAGVVALIAWGLWRRNRGGERSWPAPSCLAAWLVLPPTVLYAYSWIGNPIFGPPRYTLYCSPAFLILVAQGMARLPALTATAAAVGVGVLVTVYAPSTPTKSDWRPCVQAALRAPLPPGAKLVVFVMSSAEPNVEAETARYYFGPAVDVRPFRLEDATRERRDPSRFVLVAWNNPDSATFRNDLLPLGPISWMSYSDDGPDPSRTESSFILYQLIPLPEDSPARPPAPEPPPAPGTPGR; encoded by the coding sequence GTGAGGGCCTGGGCGACGGCCGTAGCCGTCCTGTTCATCGCGCTGGGCCTTCGCGCCTGGCGCCTCGGCGACGACGCCTTCTGGTATGACGAGGTCGTCACGATGCGGCTGGCGGAGACGTCGTCGCCCCGGGCGCTCGTCGACCTGCTCTTCCGGATCGACGCCACCCGCGCGCCGCTGCATCCGATGCTTCTCCAGGGATGGCTGCGGGCCTTCGGCGTTTCGGAGGCCTCGGGCAGGGCGCTCAGCGTGCTGTTTGGGGTGGGGACGGTCGCCCTGCTCTATCCGCTCGGCCGATTGGCCTTCGACCGGAAGACAGGGCTCTGGGCGATGGGGTTGGGGACGTTGAGTCCGCTCCTCGTGTACTACTCGCGCGAGGTCCGGATGTACGCCCTGCTCGTCTTCTTGACGACGCTCGCGTGGACGCTGTTGTTCTGGATGCGAGCCGAGCCGAGGCGTGCGAAGATCGTCGCCTACGTCGCTTGCCTGTTCCTGACGATGTTCACGCATCCCCTGGCTCTGCCGATGGCGGCGACGCTGGCGATCGCCTCGGCGATGGACGCGAAGGGGTTCTTCGGAACGTGGCGGACCTGGACGGCGGCGCACCTGATCCCGGTCGTGGCCTCGTCGTGGTGGCTGCGGTTCTACTTCGACCATGCCCCCGAGTTCCTCTCGGGAAAGCTGCCGATCAAATTTCTGCTCGGAACGCCGATCGGATTCCTCGGCGGCAACTTCGCGACGCTCGCGGGGGTCGTCGCCCTGATCGCCTGGGGACTGTGGCGACGGAATCGGGGCGGGGAACGATCCTGGCCCGCGCCGAGTTGCCTGGCGGCCTGGCTCGTGCTGCCGCCGACCGTGCTCTACGCCTACTCGTGGATCGGCAACCCGATCTTCGGGCCTCCTCGATACACGCTCTATTGCTCCCCGGCGTTCCTGATCCTTGTGGCTCAGGGGATGGCCCGACTGCCCGCTCTGACGGCAACGGCGGCCGCCGTAGGCGTGGGGGTCCTGGTGACGGTCTACGCGCCCTCGACCCCGACGAAGTCCGACTGGCGGCCCTGCGTCCAGGCGGCCCTCCGTGCCCCCTTGCCCCCGGGCGCAAAACTCGTCGTGTTCGTCATGTCGTCCGCCGAGCCGAACGTCGAAGCCGAGACGGCCCGCTACTACTTCGGCCCGGCCGTCGACGTCCGGCCGTTCCGCCTCGAGGATGCGACGCGCGAACGCCGAGATCCATCACGCTTCGTGCTCGTCGCCTGGAACAATCCGGATTCGGCGACCTTCAGAAACGACCTGCTCCCCCTGGGGCCGATCAGTTGGATGTCCTATTCGGACGATGGCCCAGACCCTTCACGGACGGAATCGTCGTTCATCCTGTACCAGCTCATCCCGCTCCCGGAGGATTCGCCGGCCCGGCCGCCGGCGCCGGAGCCGCCTCCAGCACCGGGAACGCCAGGCCGCTGA